The Mytilus galloprovincialis chromosome 7, xbMytGall1.hap1.1, whole genome shotgun sequence genome has a window encoding:
- the LOC143082495 gene encoding uncharacterized protein LOC143082495 has product MAMQKAEALPFLTVEEAIRRSKQTLRFQEELSLSIWERARIELVYIRHLKEWMVSTGSKLTPILEKAKDFTDEIVLKNLVKEALCTTEVHQNVHNALMCSGGPYSTLQRGIGLNKITKSSEERLLSDIEKEFYMFNRKRVQYDSDIQKKKVSAEKMKSTIIELEEQLSKRSRIAHVRRSTRSHRKVDNLTNRLSMLRKQIESEKSIVEKKQDALSEFMSSINKDMKKLYIELTELQTKRMQLIYSQLKKFGCAFKEFNHGYKKRKTEIGEMIGSFESICIEEIIERSKQDIEARANTRKKGHIFELQEMFTPMKHNIEPRKDATFSACALPRKEQINNSQAVQSMMGKTQTILEGSESDNLLVGTFCASSSESIKTKGMNPVRCQRSENSDSSLESKIETIVIPNEPDSDCKMPPPFPTKEFCVSSGDEASACMEEQHEADDVSWKWSNTNQRLHTNNTDDVSMIRNLKVIAIHDFVAGKGDQISFKKGQIIKQKVGENEDGFAYGWVRENRLAPKQYGWYPAGIVQRYVPSSDSARKE; this is encoded by the exons ATGGCAATGCAAAAAGCAGAGGCGTTGCCGTTCCTTACAGTAGAAGAGGCTATTAGAAGAAGTAAACAAACATTAAG GTTCCAAGAAGAATTGAGTTTGAGTATATGGGAAAGAGCGAGAATAGAATTGGTGTACATCAGACATCTTAAAGAATGGATGGTATCTACAGGAAGCAAGTTAACCCCAATTTTAG AAAAGGCAAAAGATTTTACTGATGAAATAGTATTGAAAAACTTAGTGAAAGAAGCATTATGCACGACAGAGGTCCATCAAAATGTCCATAATGCTTTGATGTGTTCTGGTGGACCATACTCCACTTTACAAAG aGGAATTGGACTAAACAAGATAACTAAAAGTTCAGAAGAAAGGCTCCTGTCTGATATAGAAAAGgagttttatatgtttaatagAAAGAGAGTACAGTACGACTCTGATATTCAGAAAAAGAAAGTG AGTgctgaaaaaatgaaatcaactATAATTGAGCTGGAAGAACAGTTATCCAAACGAAGCCGAATTGCGCATGTACGTCGGTCTACACGCTCTCACAGGAAGGTGGATAATCTCACTAACAGACTATCAATGCTcagaaaacaaattgaaagtgAAAAATCTATAGTGGAGAAAAAACAAGACGCTTTGAGCGAATTTATGTCCAGCATAAACAAG GATatgaaaaagttatatatagaactCACAGAACTCCAGACAAAAAGAATGCAGTTGATTTATTCTCAATTAAAAAAGTTTGGTTGTGCGTTCAAAGAGTTTAATCATGGTTACAAAAA GAGGAAGACCGAGATCGGTGAAATGATAGGTTCCTTTGAGTCCATCTGCATTGAGGAAATAATAGAACGTTCAAAACAAGATATAGAGGCTAGAGCGAACACAAGAAAGAAAGGTCACATATTTGAGTTGCAG GAAATGTTTACACCCATGAAACACAACATCGAGCCAAGAAAAGACGCCACTTTCAG CGCATGTGCACTTCCAAGGAAAGAACAAATCAACAACTCACAAGCAGTACAGTCGATGATGGGGAAAACGCAGACGATTCTAGAGGGCAGTGAAAGTGATAATTTGTTGGTGGGAACTTTCTGTGCCTCTTCTTCAGAATCGATTAAAACCAAAGGAATGAATCCGGTTAGATGCCAACGATCCGAAAACTCCG ATTCGTCGCTCGAATCAAAGATAGAGACAATTGTTATCCCAAATGAACCTGATAGTGATTGTAAGATGCCACCTCCATTTCCGACAAAAGAGTTCTGTGTAAGCTCTGGTGACGAGGCAAGCGCTTGTATGGAGGAACAACATGAAGCCG ATGATGTTAGCTGGAAGTGGTCTAATACCAATCAGCGGTTACACACCAATAATACCGACGATGTTAGCATGATCAGAAATCTCAAGGTCATTGCTATTCATGATTTTGTCGCTGGGAAAGGTGatcaaatttcttttaaaaaag GtcaaatcataaaacaaaaaGTTGGAGAAAACGAAGATGGCTTTGCGTATGGTTGGGTGCGTGAGAATAGATTGGCGCCTAAACAGTATGGTTGGTATCCGGCTGGAATTGTACAAAGATATGTTCCATCATCAGATTCTGCCAGAAAGGAGTGA
- the LOC143082494 gene encoding alpha-crystallin B chain-like: protein MQKADDSFEMSSRIVPVKRYDWNFFDKQMDMFPSFKNDFDKDFFKDAKHSSMDEEIARMKREMFSLTTPESSLKVDQPFVQDFTGDKKMALRFDCSQFNPEEIQVKTMDKQLTVHAKHEEVSPGRKVYREFTKSYTLPQDVDPLSLKSSLTNDGFLQVEAPAPKTCVARKEIFIPIEKMLK from the coding sequence ATGCAGAAAGCAGACGATAGTTTCGAAATGTCCAGCCGTATTGTTCCAGTTAAGCGTTATGATTGGAATTTTTTCGACAAGCAAATGGACATGTTTCCATCTTTCAAAAATGATTTCGACAAAGATTTTTTCAAGGATGCCAAGCATTCAAGTATGGATGAAGAAATAGCAAGGATGAAACGGGAGATGTTCAGCCTGACAACACCAGAGTCAAGTTTGAAAGTTGATCAACCTTTTGTTCAGGATTTTACTGGAGATAAGAAAATGGCTCTACGGTTTGATTGCAGTCAGTTTAATCCTGAGGAAATTCAAGTAAAAACAATGGACAAACAATTAACTGTACATGCCAAACATGAAGAAGTATCACCGGGAAGGAAAGTGTACAGAGAATTCACCAAGTCCTACACTTTACCACAGGATGTTGACCCTTTGTCATTGAAGTCCAGCTTGACCAACGACGGATTTTTACAAGTTGAAGCTCCTGCACCTAAAACATGTGTCGCAAGGAAGGAAATATTTATTCCAATTGAGAAAATGCTTAAGTAA